The Papaver somniferum cultivar HN1 chromosome 3, ASM357369v1, whole genome shotgun sequence genome includes a region encoding these proteins:
- the LOC113357951 gene encoding 3-ketoacyl-CoA synthase 4-like — protein MKSINFKIAELVYHYLIPVIPVSVLFIPLILVEASDKMKHEDAYELWHHHHIIRCNLFGTIVSCAGVIVFVSVIYMRRKHPPTVYVVDFTCYRPPTHLQVPSEYFLEGVKRYCNLSDSSAEFQRKILERSGIGEETCLPEGMHMKPPSRTLEFARKEAEDVMFGSLDNLFSNTNIKSEEIGILVVNCSLFNTTPSFTDVIINKYKMKSSVKSFDLSGMGCRAGVISVDLAKGILQVHTNTCAIVLSTENITLCGYDGDDKSMMIANCLFRVGGAAVLLSNRNQDKRQAKYKLVHTVRTHYGSDEEAYKCMGQYEDDAGKLGVFLSKSVMPVAGSALRTNITTLGPLVLPLGEKLRYLISTVANKVVKNPKTKTYVPDFKLAFEHFCIHAGGRAVIDEIENNLKLSPAHVEASRMTLHRFGNTSSSSIWYELAYIEAKGWMGKTNRIWQIALGGGFKCNSAVLVALKNVKPSHLVSSNKGNPWEDCIHKYPM, from the coding sequence ATGAAGAGCATAAATTTTAAAATTGCTGAGTTAGTATACCATTACTTGATCCCCGTTATCCCTGTTAGTGTACTTTTTATCCCTCTTATCTTAGTTGAAGCTAGTGATAAGATGAAACATGAGGATGCGTATGAGCTTTGGCATCATCACCATATCATCAGGTGCAATCTATTCGGAACTATTGTAAGTTGTGCGGGAGTCATCGTTTTTGTTTCAGTCATTTACATGAGGAGGAAACATCCTCCAACAGTCTACGTAGTCGATTTCACCTGTTACCGCCCACCTACTCATCTTCAAGTGCCATCTGAATATTTCCTTGAAGGTGTTAAACGTTATTGTAACTTAAGTGACTCTTCCGCTGAATTTCAACGTAAGATTCTCGAGAGGTCTGGAATAGGTGAAGAGACTTGTCTTCCGGAAGGAATGCACATGAAACCTCCAAGTCGGACCTTAGAGTTTGCTAGGAAAGAGGCAGAGGATGTTATGTTTGGATCTTTggataatctcttctccaatacCAACATCAAATCCGAGGAAATTGGTATTCTCGTGGTGAATTGTAGTTTGTTCAACACTACTCCTTCGTTTACCGACGTGATCATtaacaaatataaaatgaaaagtaGCGTTAAAAGCTTTGATTTGAGTGGGATGGGTTGCAGAGCTGGAGTCATTTCAGTTGATCTTGCCAAGGGAATACTTCAGGTTCACACAAACACTTGTGCCATTGTCCTCAGCACTGAGAATATTACCTTGTGTGGTTATGATGGAGATGATAAATCTATGATGATAGCTAATTGTTTATTTCGTGTCGGCGGAGCTGCGGTTCTCCTCTCCAACAGAAATCAAGATAAACGACAAGCTAAGTATAAATTAGTCCATACTGTGAGAACTCACTATGGTTCAGACGAAGAAGCTTATAAATGTATGGGCCAGTACGAAGATGACGCTGGTAAACTGGGTGTCTTCCTATCTAAATCTGTCATGCCGGTTGCAGGGTCAGCATTACGGACAAATATCACTACTCTAGGTCCTCTTGTGCTTCCACTTGGAGAAAAACTTCGATATCTCATTAGTACAGTGGCCAACAAAGTAGTAAAGAATCCAAAAACCAAGACTTACGTTCCTGATTTCAAACTTGCATTTGAGCATTTTTGTATACATGCTGGTGGAAGAGCAGTAATCGATGAAATAGAAAATAACCTGAAGCTTTCTCCTGCTCATGTAGAGGCTTCACGAATGACTCTTCATCGATTTGGAAACACGTCATCGAGCTCAATTTGGTATGAGTTAGCCTACATTGAAGCTAAAGGATGGATGGGTAAAACCAACCGTATTTGGCAGATTGCATTAGGAGGTGGGTTTAAGTGTAACAGTGCAGTCTTGGTTGCTCTTAAGAATGTGAAACCATCTCATCTTGTTAGCAGCAACAAGGGCAACCCTTGGGAAGATTGCATTCACAAGTATCCTATGTAG